Genomic DNA from Pungitius pungitius chromosome 12, fPunPun2.1, whole genome shotgun sequence:
GATGAACTCGTCGGGGCTGAGGTGGAGGACATCCACGCGCTCCACGTTGTCCTGGAACACAAGAACATGATGGGCTTCCATCTCCGTCGTAGCTTCAGGACATCTGCCCGCGTTGTTGAAACATTGGTATTAAATAACACAATTACACGGaggctcacacgcacacacaaaagtaaaaatggTTTAAATTAGTTCATTAAAAGATTGAAATGGAAATTAACGATTAGAAATATTTTAGTGGCACATTGCTTTCCTCTGAGGAAGACagagaaaatgattttaaatagaGGAGCAAAGAATAAAGGAGCTTTCCATGTATGCAAGAGTACTTTAAAGTACGCTAAAGTAGGAAACAAAGTTGAACTGATGACGTCACGGGATCAGTGTCTACGTGACGAGCTGCACTACTGCCGTTAGCCGAGGCGGGCTAGCTTAGCTCCGGATGCTACATCGACAAGTTACCTTCACGGTGCGGTGCGACACGTCGAAGGACTCGTGGTAGTCGTGTTTGGTCCAGTCCAGCGAATCCTTCAACTCGGGTCTGGCATTTCGCCTCGCCTCTTTGATCCTCTTCTTACTTTTATGGTTCATTCCggctcgttgtgtgtgtgttacgagCTAGCAAGCTATCGAGCTACCGCGGGGCTGGTGTAGAAACACATCCGCCAGCCCGCACTGGTAGCCGGCTGACTGCAGGGTTCGGAAAGCCTTTCCTTGTTTATTTGATATGGCAATGAACCCACGAGTTGATTAATGTGCCAAACGAGTCCTGACAAACGTGCGACACTTCTAAACAACCTCCCCGGCAGACATAACGTTAGACAGAATCCTAAGAGGAGGGATGCTAGCTGGCTAACAGGGAGCACAATGCTTAGGCAAGTGTTCGGCGTCTGTACCGCCCGCCCCCGCTGCCGGAACACAAAGCCCATTGGCTCAAGCGCCCGCGAGGGCAGAACGTTTATTGGATGTGGTACAAATTAAGCCTTCCCGCCAGACAGTTGCGTTGTTGTGATTGGCTGCCAATGCGGTTATTCTTCTGTCACATTTAACCCGGAAGTCGTTGTTAGCGTTGGATGATGGGGACATATTAATAACAACGCAGGTATCGATCCGGTAAATACGGGGAGTTGTGATATCCGGACATGAACTTATGTAGTTTAAGGAAGCATTAGTCCGCCCAATGGAACACAGAGGAGCCGAGACACCGACCACAGCATACAAAGTGTTCACGTTTAAAGACCAGAAGAgtcctgcttctctctctgtctccatcccAGAGGTAAACATCCGAAGATTCAGGACACAATGACGCCTTACGGTCCTCTTTCATTCGTCATACTTCACCCCTAACCCGAACACAATGTGATGCTGTGTGCTTGTCTTTAACGTGCTCGTTAAATAGTTAAACATGTCGGTACCTCGTTTCGGTATCACGTGGTATCACGTGCATCATATTTCCACCACTGATGGACATTAACCTTTTTGTGACGTTTACCGACTGTATTCACGTAAATGTAACAATTTACTTTTTTCTCTAATATAATCATGCAATAAGTAATTTACttactaaacaaacaaaatgtgacGGCATGGTCACGGAATGTGTGACGTCATGAGAGCAGCGGTCAGTTaacagcgcgcccccccccaggTTCTCGATCCACACTATGGGATGTACGTGTGGCCCTGTGCCGTGGTGCTGGCTCAGTACCTGTGGACGCATCGAGAGGAGCTCAGAGGCAAAGCAGTGTTGGAGGTGAGCGACCCTTCTTCATGCACCACGTGGCACCTGAGCGGCCATCTTTAACCCCCGACCTTTCTGCCGGTGCTCAGCTTGGCGCCGGTGTGAGTCTGCCGGGCGTGGTGGCCGCCAGGTGCGGAGCGAAGGTGATCCTGTCGGATGGCGCCTCGGCCCCGCTGTGTCTGGAGAACTGCAGGCGGAGCTGTGAGGCCAACGGCCTCCTCCGGGCCGTGGGCGTGGTCTCACTCACCTGGGGGGAGGTCTCACCTGAGCTCCTTCTGCTGCCCCCGCTGGACGTCATCTTGGGTTCGGACGTCTTCTACGAGCCTCGGGGTAAGCTTCCTGAGGTCCTGGCGCCCGAGGCCTGGCGGCCCGACGCACTAATCCGGTTCCTGTGATCCCCTCTCAGACTTCGAAGACGTCCTCCTGACGGCTTCTGTCCTTCTGAGGAGAAACCGCGGCGCTCAGTTCTGGACCACGTACCAGGAGAGGAGGTGCTTTATTGAAAGTGATTTAAACGTGTGGTTCGTATGACCGCTTGGCTTcacaccttcctcctcctgctgctcctcctcctcagcgcgGACTGGTCCATCGAGGCGCTGCTGCACCGCTGGAAGCTGAAATGTGTCGACGTTCCGCTCGGCGCTTTCGATGCAGATGAAGCTGAGCTGGCTGGATCGACTCTACCGGGAAACCACAGCGTCGTCATGATGATCATCACCATGGAGACCGAGGACGTGGTCCCGTGACAGCTGATCCTCCATGTCCTGGTGGTGATCGTCACCATGGCGACGGAGGACAAAAACCTGATGTGTTCTGTCTTTAAAGAGTTATGAAATAATCACCTGAAGCAGAGGTGTCCGACTCGGTCCTGGTCCGGGCCCGGTTGGCCCACgtttcaacattaaaatgttgttgaaaCTTTTAGTTTTAGAAAGTTTTAGACATTTCTATGTTGCAAAGCACGTTATAACCTATAGGCATAAATACACtatattattgtcattattagtAACAGTTAAAGGGATTTAAAACAGAGATCTCAACAAATCTGAAGTTTCCCAAAATAGATGAATAacataaatatttgtattcattgttGGGATGCCACGTGTTTAAATATTGTCGTCATTTTTATCTTTAGATTTTTAATCCTTGTGTTGCATCACAACAAAAGCTCCTTGAGTCTTTAATTGTGATTGTAACTCTAAAGACGTGAATGAGAAGAAATGAAGCGACCTTCACTCGATGTTCATCAGAGACTCCTTCAGTTATTCTGCATGTGTCATGTGACGTCACATGACCAGAAAGATGAAGTCGGGATGCAGAAAAATACCACAAGTACCTCTCCGATGCAGTAAAAGTACCACACATACCTGGGTGATGTAGTACAACTACAACATGTAACTTCCTCCACCTCATTACCGTCATCCTCCTCAAACCTCCATCTGTTTTCCTTCCATGTCTTTTGTCTCCTGCAGCCACCCAGAaacacctcctccctcctcctcctcctcctcctcctcctcctcctgtctccatctcAAGCTACACCCACACACTTCTTCTCTTTCCAGTATCGTCATCCTGcagcttctcttcttcctccgccTTTGATCTCCTTCTGCAGCCTCAGCGGTGAAGTCTCTCAATAATTCACAAGCATCTCAAATgcaaatgaacccccccccccccatgacgaATCAGACCTCTGGTCCCATCATCCTGGCGCCTCTGCCCCTCCCCTTGTCGACGGTTGCTGTGACAACCCCTAGTTGTAGAAACGGGGTGAGGGAGAACCTGCAGCCTActccctcgtctctccctctcgctcaccCATCCCTTCCTTTCCAAAATAAGAGCATGCACAGGGggacattttagaaaataaaagcttttttgaaTGAAGACTTATTGAAGTGTCTGCCTCTGACTGAGTGGAATTAGACAGACCTTCAtcacgctgcctcctcctcagccctctgcttctcctgctaGCAGGACGAGGTCTGAGATGTTCTCTCACTGGAAGAATTCTTCATCTGCACTGCTCCTCACCCAAGTTACTTTCCATTTATATAAGAGGTGGGCGTCGCCCACCAGCTTGAAGCTATGTGTTGGTTGCCATCTTGGTTTTGGGCCACTGCAGGTCCTGTTTTTGTGAGCTGGTCACTGGTTGCCAGGGTTACGTCAGATCTTTCTAAACTAAGCCTTTCATCTTCTAAGGAATGTGTGTCTGTCCTGCTTATTATTGTTTGTTGAAATGTTACTTGCTGTCTATTGTTTTAGTGTTTACTGGATTTAAtgctaaacaaataaaagtgtttCATCATCTTAAATAACCCTAATTTATTTCTCCATCATTCTTAAACATACCAAAATATCGTATCTCTTTTATTAAACATAACCAGAAGTATTTCACATGAAAAATTATTTCTCTGATAAAAGATAACAAACATAGTATGAGgacatgttgttttatttcatgctTCCTGTAATCCTGAGAATGAAAACAATGTTGAGCCTTTATATAAGAGGCTgttttatatatagatataaatacacatacattGCACCAACACACCCATTTAATCCAGTTGTAGAAGTGACATTGAGGAAGTAGGATTGGATTTGGACTAAGGATTatactttatactttatactGTGGGATTACTCCCTCTAGGATTATTCCATCTTGGATTATGGGATTACTCCCTCTAGGATTATGGGATTATTCCATTTTGGATTATAAAATTACTCCCTCTGGGATTATGGGATGACTCCCTCTGGGATTATGGGATTACTCCCTCTGGGATTACTTCCTGTGAATGCTTCACACGTTAAGGCATGCACAGGCACGAAGGGAGTCCGGTGTGTGAGGAGATGGGGAGAGGCCGCGGTGAGGccttctcctgcccccc
This window encodes:
- the mettl23 gene encoding methyltransferase-like protein 23, producing MEHRGAETPTTAYKVFTFKDQKSPASLSVSIPEVLDPHYGMYVWPCAVVLAQYLWTHREELRGKAVLELGAGVSLPGVVAARCGAKVILSDGASAPLCLENCRRSCEANGLLRAVGVVSLTWGEVSPELLLLPPLDVILGSDVFYEPRDFEDVLLTASVLLRRNRGAQFWTTYQERSADWSIEALLHRWKLKCVDVPLGAFDADEAELAGSTLPGNHSVVMMIITMETEDVVP